One stretch of Segatella copri DNA includes these proteins:
- a CDS encoding AAA family ATPase has product MIDLDNPELQNALQIIQFTRRSLFLTGKAGTGKSTFLRYIAANTKKKHIILAPTGIAAINAGGSTLHSFFKLPFHPLLPNDSMYSVRNIRNTLKYNSEKIKIIREVELIIIDEISMVRADIIDFLDKVLRVYCRNMREPFGGKQLLLVGDIFQLEPVVREDDRRLLSPFYRSSFFFDAKVFEYFKLVSIELKKVYRQSDPVFISILDHIRTSQVPMQDLQRLNQRVGAQLDESDSKLAITLSTRRDTVDYINDSQLQCLPGEPCLFRGHIQGEFPESSLPTPIELYLKTGAQVIFIKNDIEHQWVNGTLGTIIGFDEDEDAKIYVRTEEGKDVMVEPAAWSNMRYHFNEIEKKIEEEEIGRYEQYPIRLAWAITVHKSQGLTFNQVKIDFTGGVFAGGQTYVALSRCTSLEGISLQEPLRQSDVFVRNDVKQFARHYNDQSTINTALTQSKADKQYHDAVKAFDRGDMQSALDNFFLAIHSRYDIEQPLAKRFIRKKLNRVNELQAENERLREEIRKKDEEKEKQQKFLKRLATEYVIMGKECEKEGMKEAAIMNYRKALTLYPEHPEAKKRLLKVKK; this is encoded by the coding sequence ATGATTGATCTCGACAACCCGGAGTTGCAGAATGCACTCCAAATCATACAGTTTACCCGTCGTTCGCTTTTCCTTACCGGAAAGGCGGGGACGGGTAAATCTACTTTTTTACGTTATATAGCCGCCAATACCAAGAAGAAACATATCATTCTTGCCCCAACAGGCATTGCGGCCATCAACGCCGGAGGAAGCACGCTCCACAGCTTTTTCAAGCTTCCTTTCCACCCGCTGCTGCCCAACGACAGCATGTATTCCGTCCGCAACATCCGCAACACCCTGAAGTATAATTCAGAGAAGATAAAGATTATCCGCGAGGTAGAGCTCATCATCATCGATGAGATCAGTATGGTTCGTGCCGATATCATCGATTTCCTGGACAAGGTATTGCGGGTATATTGCCGCAACATGCGAGAGCCTTTCGGGGGCAAGCAGCTGCTTCTGGTGGGCGATATCTTCCAGCTGGAGCCTGTGGTGAGGGAAGACGACCGTCGTCTGCTCAGTCCCTTCTACCGCAGCAGTTTCTTCTTCGATGCCAAGGTGTTCGAATACTTCAAACTCGTGAGCATCGAACTCAAGAAGGTATACCGTCAGAGCGATCCCGTTTTCATCAGCATCCTCGACCATATCCGCACGTCTCAGGTGCCCATGCAGGATCTCCAGCGCCTCAACCAGCGCGTGGGAGCCCAGCTCGATGAGAGCGATTCCAAACTTGCCATCACCCTCTCTACACGCCGCGATACGGTAGATTACATCAACGACAGCCAGCTCCAGTGTCTTCCGGGAGAGCCTTGCCTCTTCCGTGGCCACATACAGGGCGAGTTTCCGGAGAGCAGTCTCCCTACCCCTATCGAGCTTTACCTCAAGACGGGGGCTCAGGTTATCTTCATCAAGAATGATATCGAGCATCAGTGGGTGAATGGCACGCTGGGCACCATCATTGGTTTTGATGAGGATGAGGATGCCAAGATTTATGTGCGCACCGAGGAAGGCAAGGATGTGATGGTGGAGCCTGCGGCATGGAGCAACATGAGATACCATTTCAATGAGATTGAGAAAAAGATTGAGGAGGAAGAGATTGGCAGATACGAGCAGTACCCCATCCGTCTGGCGTGGGCGATAACGGTTCATAAGAGCCAGGGCCTCACCTTCAACCAGGTGAAGATTGATTTCACGGGTGGTGTCTTTGCGGGCGGACAGACGTATGTTGCCTTGTCCCGCTGCACCAGTCTCGAGGGCATCAGTCTTCAGGAGCCGTTGCGTCAGAGTGATGTTTTCGTGCGCAATGATGTCAAGCAGTTTGCCCGTCATTATAACGACCAGAGCACCATCAACACTGCGCTTACCCAGAGTAAGGCCGACAAGCAGTATCATGATGCCGTCAAGGCCTTTGACAGGGGCGATATGCAGTCGGCTCTCGACAACTTCTTCCTTGCCATCCACAGCCGTTATGACATCGAGCAGCCGCTTGCCAAGCGTTTCATCCGCAAAAAGCTGAACAGGGTGAACGAGCTTCAGGCAGAGAACGAGCGGTTGCGCGAAGAAATAAGAAAGAAGGATGAAGAGAAGGAGAAGCAGCAGAAGTTCCTCAAGCGCCTTGCCACGGAGTATGTGATTATGGGGAAGGAGTGCGAAAAAGAGGGCATGAAAGAGGCTGCCATCATGAATTACCGCAAGGCCCTCACCCTTTATCCTGAGCACCCGGAGGCGAAAAAAAGGCTTTTAAAGGTAAAAAAGTAA
- a CDS encoding putative LPS assembly protein LptD translates to MRKQSTIAMLLLAAISCMMVANPGTPDSKKKKKKTEKTETVDSVGDSVFVDSLGNEINPKLKQADDTTQMDSLQKAIWKHNKVVDDSIRLDSIARKKQGGVDAPVNYQADDSLVYDAKNKVAYLYGNSNVKYTNMDLSSDRISMDMDKSNVKAMGTPDSTAEGGIKGKPVFKMGSDTYDTDTIKFNFKSKKALINNVYTEQQDGFLTGMKSKRDSSGVIYLQHGRYTTCDDPHPDFYISLSRAKVRPGKDVVFGPAYLVVCDVPMPLAIPYGFFPFTKSYSSGFIMPTYGDETARGFYLRDGGYYFAMNDKWDLKLLGEIYTKGSWGLSAASNYRKRYKYSGSFFFSYQDTKNGDKGMPDFTEQESFKLQWSHRQDSKANPYSSLSASVNFATSSYERNNLNSLYNPQTMTQSTRTSSVNWSTSFSSIGMTLSSTANLSQNMRDSSIAMTLPDLNISISRFYPFRRKKMVGDEKWYEKIAMSYTGHISNSINTKEDKLMHSSLIKDWRNGWQHQIPVSATFTLFKYLNVNPSFNFTDRMYTNKVERSWDEASQTEKCDTIYGFNNVYNWNMSVGLSTKLYGFYIPNRKLFGDKIQAVRHVFTPTVSFSYAPDFGASRYGYWDTYQKTDADGNVSLVSYSKYANALYGAPGKGKSGNISFTLGNNIEMKVKSDKDSTGYKKLSIIDAFDINMSYNTAAKVRPWSDMNINLRLKWWKNYTFNMNAVFATYAYELDDQNNVYVGTHTEWGKGRFGRFQGMSQNFSFTLNPEKLKKLFGGGDDEDDKKNSQRNDDDDEGLDTDIESNVDDSMEKGKTAAKKGGKAETDSDGYMAFKMPWSLTFGYGVTMREDTRREKFNEKTMRYAYKFTQTLNMSGNVRISDGWNISFSSGYDFDNHKISMTTASLARDLHCFNMSCSVVLAPYTSYNFTFRCNAATLTDALKYDKRSGYSNAVQWY, encoded by the coding sequence ATGAGAAAACAATCGACGATAGCTATGCTGCTGCTCGCTGCCATCTCGTGTATGATGGTGGCTAACCCAGGTACGCCCGATTCGAAAAAGAAAAAGAAGAAAACGGAGAAGACGGAAACCGTGGACAGCGTGGGTGACAGTGTGTTCGTAGACTCGCTGGGCAACGAAATAAATCCCAAACTGAAACAGGCTGACGACACCACGCAGATGGACTCGCTGCAGAAAGCTATATGGAAACATAATAAAGTGGTGGATGACAGTATCCGCCTCGACAGTATCGCCAGAAAGAAACAGGGTGGAGTAGACGCACCGGTTAACTATCAGGCGGACGACTCTCTCGTATACGATGCCAAGAACAAGGTGGCATATCTCTACGGAAACTCCAACGTGAAGTATACCAACATGGACCTCAGTTCCGACCGCATCTCCATGGATATGGACAAGAGCAACGTGAAGGCGATGGGTACACCCGATAGTACGGCGGAGGGAGGCATCAAGGGCAAACCTGTCTTCAAGATGGGTAGCGATACCTATGATACCGACACCATCAAATTCAACTTCAAGAGCAAGAAGGCCCTTATTAATAATGTATATACAGAACAGCAAGACGGATTCCTGACCGGTATGAAGTCGAAACGCGACTCATCGGGAGTCATCTATCTGCAGCACGGAAGGTATACCACCTGCGATGATCCGCATCCCGACTTCTACATCTCGCTCTCCCGAGCCAAGGTAAGGCCGGGCAAGGATGTGGTATTCGGACCAGCCTATCTCGTGGTGTGCGATGTGCCTATGCCGCTTGCCATCCCTTACGGCTTCTTCCCGTTCACCAAGAGCTACAGCAGCGGTTTCATCATGCCAACCTACGGCGATGAAACGGCACGAGGATTCTATCTCAGAGATGGCGGATATTATTTCGCCATGAACGATAAATGGGACCTGAAGCTGCTGGGCGAGATTTATACCAAGGGATCGTGGGGACTCTCGGCAGCCAGCAACTACCGAAAGAGATACAAATACTCGGGTTCCTTCTTCTTCAGTTACCAGGATACGAAGAACGGCGACAAGGGAATGCCAGACTTTACCGAGCAGGAGAGCTTCAAACTGCAATGGAGCCACCGCCAGGACAGCAAGGCAAACCCATACAGTTCGCTTTCGGCAAGTGTGAACTTCGCCACATCGAGCTACGAACGCAACAACCTCAATTCGCTCTACAATCCGCAGACGATGACGCAGAGTACGCGAACCTCATCTGTCAACTGGAGCACCTCGTTCTCAAGCATCGGTATGACGCTCAGTTCCACCGCCAACCTCTCGCAGAACATGCGCGATTCATCCATCGCCATGACGCTGCCCGACCTCAACATCAGCATCTCGCGCTTCTATCCGTTCCGCAGAAAGAAGATGGTGGGCGACGAGAAATGGTACGAGAAGATAGCCATGAGCTATACGGGACACATCTCTAACAGCATCAATACCAAAGAGGATAAGCTGATGCACAGTTCACTCATCAAGGACTGGCGCAACGGATGGCAGCATCAGATACCGGTGAGCGCTACATTCACGCTCTTCAAATATCTCAACGTGAACCCATCGTTCAATTTCACCGACCGTATGTATACCAACAAGGTGGAGAGATCATGGGATGAAGCCAGCCAAACGGAGAAATGTGATACCATCTACGGTTTCAACAACGTGTATAACTGGAACATGAGCGTAGGTCTCTCTACCAAGCTCTATGGTTTCTACATACCAAACCGCAAACTCTTCGGAGATAAGATACAGGCTGTGCGCCACGTGTTTACGCCTACGGTGAGCTTCAGTTATGCCCCAGACTTCGGAGCTTCACGCTACGGCTACTGGGACACCTACCAGAAGACCGATGCTGACGGAAACGTATCGCTGGTGAGCTACTCGAAGTATGCCAATGCCCTTTATGGTGCGCCGGGCAAGGGTAAGAGCGGTAATATCTCGTTTACCCTGGGCAACAACATCGAGATGAAGGTGAAGAGCGATAAGGACTCTACCGGATACAAGAAACTCAGTATCATCGATGCGTTCGACATCAACATGAGTTACAATACCGCAGCCAAGGTTCGCCCTTGGAGCGATATGAACATCAACCTCAGACTGAAATGGTGGAAGAACTATACCTTCAACATGAACGCTGTGTTTGCCACCTATGCCTACGAGCTGGACGACCAGAACAATGTTTATGTGGGTACCCATACGGAGTGGGGCAAGGGCAGGTTCGGACGATTCCAGGGTATGTCGCAGAACTTCTCGTTCACACTGAACCCGGAGAAGCTGAAGAAACTCTTTGGCGGGGGCGATGATGAGGACGACAAGAAGAACAGCCAGCGCAATGATGATGACGATGAAGGTCTGGATACCGACATCGAGAGCAACGTAGACGACAGCATGGAGAAGGGTAAGACGGCAGCCAAGAAGGGCGGCAAGGCTGAAACGGATTCAGATGGTTATATGGCGTTTAAGATGCCATGGTCGCTGACCTTCGGTTATGGTGTAACGATGCGCGAGGATACGCGAAGAGAGAAGTTCAATGAGAAGACGATGCGCTATGCATACAAGTTTACCCAGACTCTGAACATGAGTGGTAACGTAAGAATCAGTGATGGCTGGAACATCAGTTTCTCATCCGGTTATGATTTTGACAACCACAAGATCAGTATGACCACCGCCAGTCTGGCTCGTGATCTTCACTGTTTTAACATGAGCTGTTCTGTGGTTCTCGCTCCATATACGAGCTACAACTTCACCTTCCGTTGTAACGCAGCCACCCTGACAGATGCGCTGAAATACGACAAGCGCAGCGGTTATTCGAACGCTGTACAATGGTACTAG